A stretch of Ipomoea triloba cultivar NCNSP0323 chromosome 13, ASM357664v1 DNA encodes these proteins:
- the LOC116001086 gene encoding uncharacterized protein LOC116001086, translating into MLNLDDDVEEFACISNETSALISKGYPIKKGDLGAFVVPCDIKDMEFNNALVDLEASINFMPSCVLKKMKLPYLSPTRLNLYLADGTIPCPKGIAEDMLVKVGEFIVPLDFVVCDMGVEDSCGLLIHGRPFLATCGAIIDVGMGEITLRINGNRVVL; encoded by the coding sequence ATGCTAAatcttgatgatgatgttgaGGAGTTTGCTTGCATAAGCAATGAGACTTCGGCTCTAATCTCTAAGGGGTACCCAATTAAGAAGGGTGACCTCGGGGCGTTTGTTGTTCCCTGTGACATCAAGGACATGGAATTTAACAACGCCTTGGTCGATCTTGAAGCTTCCATTAACTTCATGCCTTCTTGTGttcttaaaaaaatgaaattgccTTACTTGAGTCCAACCCGACTCAATCTCTACCTTGCCGATGGGACCATCCCGTGTCCCAAAGGTATTGCGGAGGATATGTTGGTGAAGGTTGGAGAATTCATTGTCCCCCTTGATTTTGTAGTATGTGATATGGGCGTTGAGGATTCTTGTGGCCTGTTGATACATGGGAGACCATTTTTGGCAACTTGTGGTGCCATAATTGATGTTGGCATGGGTGAGATTACTCTTCGGATCAATGGGAATAGAGTAGTGTTGTAA